In the genome of Caballeronia sp. NK8, the window ATCGTCGCTATCGACGCACAGAACGTATTCGCCGCGCGCCGCCTGTGCGGCGATCTTGCGGGTTTCGGCGAGGCCCTTGTTCTCGCGGTTCTTAATAAACTGCCACGGAATTCGGTCTTGCTGCGCGAGGATGCGCGAGGTCATTTCGCCGGATCGATCAGGACTGCTGTCGTCGACGGCGATAATCTCGAAATCAGTGGAGGTTTGAGACAGAAGCGAATCGAGGCATTCTTCGATGTACGGCTCGACTTTGTACACAGGCAGCAAGACACTGATTTTCGGCGGTGCTGGCATAGATGTGAACCCCGCTCGTGATTTTCAGGAGAACGACAATTGACCATGGATTCTACTTCGTGTTCCGTCTCGATGTATTAGGGTTTGCTCACATACGGAACCAGACCGGGCATGCAAAGAACACCCGAAATTGGCTGTCCATCAATCGGATTTCGTGCGGGGCACGGCGCAAGGAGAGCGTCGTCACATATGGACGCCCCAAAACAAGCGATGCGAGACGACCGTACGAAGTCCCCTCGGAACGTTGTTTTGCGCCCGATTTTGGGGCGCTTCGAGTTAAATGGCCGAGGTGATTTCGATTACAGCGATGGACGCACCGCTGGCAACCTGTCGTACCAAGGAGGTGGTAATGGGATTCGGGCATTGCCCTTAATCGGGTCCCCACTGGAAAACAGGATGCCCGGACCAATGCACTGCTGGGGCAACCCCGGTCCGTCGGAAGAACATACACCGTCGGACCAAAGAAAGTCGGGAACAGGTGTGCTGAACGTGCGCTGTGCGAGCTTCTTGCCGCTTTTCGCATCGAAGACGCGTCCAACGTACTCGGAATTTCCCCCAGGAGCCCACGCAAGCAAACATCGTTCGGCTGCGTATGCGCGGTCGGGAGACTCCATTGTCTTGCACTCCGTACCGTGCGGGGTACGGTCAGTAAGGCCGAAGGATAGCGCGCCAACAACTGCAAAAAATATCGCGATATGCTTGAATGAGAGCTTCATAGGTCAATCGTGATGGGCGGAACAACCGGAACATAACGGCGATCGGAATATACGACGAAGTCGCCGCCGCGGTGGTGTTTGGCTGACCAACGCCGAAAGTCGCTGTTGTGTACGGGATAGTACACATTGCCCTTGATGACCGGATCGCAAAGGGTAACGGAAGATTCGATGTAAGGAATATAGGGAGAGGTTGCCGCGACCGCGTCGAGCGGGATGACAATCACGCCATCGGTGCTCCAGTGGCCCAGATACTGTGACCGATCGCCCTGCCGGTCGGTGAACGTGTAGTTGTCTTTCACATACACCCAGATACCCTTTACCTCGGCTCTCGTACTTCTCGACCCGACATTCCAGTGAAAGCGGGCGTGCCCGAGGGCAGCGTAGAAATTGAATGAGCCAAGCGCGCCGGTAAGATCATTGGGCACACCACTTCGGCGCATATTGCGCAGGAAGAGTTCGATCTTCTGCGCGAACGTGCCATCAACCGATGCAAGTTGGAACTGGAAGTGGCGGTGCAGTTTGGCGGTATCGTCATCGCACATATCCGCGCAATCCAACAGGGTCATGCTATTTTTGTACGGCAGGATTTTCCTTTTGAGAACCTCCTTGGCCGTCGGCGAACGAATGGCTTCAGTGATCAGATAGTCGTATTTCTCCTCGCATGAGCAAAACGGAGCACCCAGTCGAGCTTGACGGTGGTGGCGTCGTACATCTCAGGCGGGTAAGGCATGCCGTTTTGATTGATTTCCGCCGCTTCCTCGGCATCGGTTGGGGAATAGTTGAGTTTCCCGGCAAACCACCGCTCCATCAGGGTGGCCGAGACTGGCAGGAGCATCTTGCGCATAGCAGCCGGAATCTCCTGAATGTCGAACGGTGACACTGTTTCTTCCTGTCTGACGGGTCTGGGCGGTTTAACCGACCTTGGTGGGTCAGGATTCTCCAGCCAAGCTTTGAAGCGAGAGCGCAACTCGATCAGCTTCAGCAAACCATCCCCTGCTCGCGGCTTCGGCCGTGGCCGTCTCGAATGTGTCCCTGATGGTGGCTTTGGCTCCTCGCGCGTGGGGGGTGAACGATCCAGTGATAGCGAAACTTCGCGCACGATACGGGCGCCATTTTGTTTCCTCCAGCGCCAGAGCAACTTGTTGATTTTGTAATACGAGAAATTCATAAGTCGGTAAATTGCCAGCATGTTTCTCGCGTGAAAAACAAAAAAAGCACGTTCGGCCAACCTCCGAACGCGCCAAAGTGGAGCAACCCAATCCCTGAATCGAGCAGTCCTATTGCAGGTTTCCCGCCACCGCGACAGTCTGCCCGGTAATGTAGTTCGATTCCGGCGAGCAGAAGAGATAGACGCCGCCCGCCGCTTCTTCCGGTGTGCCGCCACGTCCGAGCGGATTGCGCTGCGCGTGCGATTTCAGCATGTCGGCGTTCAGGCCGACGCGAATGTCCCTGCCATCGATCTTCACGGACGCCGCCGCCTCGGTGCTCACGGTCATGCGCGTATGGATCAGGCCAAATGCGACGCAATTCACGTTGACGTTGAAACGCCCCCACTCGCGCGCCAGCGCGCGCGTCATGCCGATCACGCCCGCCTTCGCCGATGAATAGTTCATCTGCCCGGCATTGCCGTTCAGCGCCGACGTCGACGAAATATTGACGATTTTCCGATAATTCTCCCGGCCCGCTTCCTTATCAGCGGCGTGCAGCGCTTTGATATGCGGATAGGCCGCGCGCAGAATGCGGAACGGCGCGGTGAGATGACAGTCGATGATCGCGTACCACTGCTCATCGGTCATTTTCTGCACGACGTCGTCCCACGTATAACCCGCGTTATTGACGATGATGTCGATACCCTTGAACGAATTCATCGCTGTTCCGATCAGCCGGTCCGCGAAATCCGGCGCCGACACATTGCCCACACACGCCACCGCTTCCGTGCCTTGCGTGCGCAGCAGTTCCACGGTCTCCTGCGCGGGCTCGGTATCGAGATCGTTGATGACGAGGCGCGCGCCTTCACTCGCGAGCTTGAGCGCGATCGCCTGACCGATGCCGCGTCCCGAACCGGTTACCAATGCCACCTTGCCTTCGAGCTTTCCCATGATGTCTTCCCGATGAATGATTCAGAGCGCGACCACCGCGTCGCCGAGCACGCGCGGTTCGCCATATTGATTGACGGTCTGGATTTCGAGCCGCACGCGGCGTTCGCCTTCGGCTTCGAATTTCTCGGTGACCTTGCCCGTGCACGTCACGACATGTCCGAGCTGCGTAATGCCGACAAAGCGAACGCCGAGCGAGCGCAACTGCCGCTGCTCGACCCACGACGTGAGCAGCCGCCCGAGCCACGCCATCGACAACATGCCATGTGCAAACACTTCCGGCACGCCAGCGCGACGCGCATAGTCGGTGTCGATATGAATGGCGTTGTGATCGCCCGACGCACCCGCGAAAAGCGCGAGCGTCGTGCGGTTCACTGCGGGAAGCGTGAGCGACGGCAAGATGTCGCCGACGCGGATCGAATCGAAACTGATGATGCTCATTCGCCTGTTCCTCGCTTATCGCTGAACGATGACGCTGCGCAGATCGGCTACGTGCTCGCCGCGCTGGTTCGTCACGCGTGTTTCGCGCACGATGAACCACAGCGCGCCGTTCTTCTTGTCGTAGATATCCGCGATGCGGCTTTCGTAACGCAGGAGATCGCCCGCATACGCCATGCGGTGATACTCGAACGACTGCTCGCCGTGCAGAATGCGCGACGAGACGATGCCGAGTTCATCGCGCCACGCCGTCGACGACTGCTCGAATTCGAGCGAGAACAGAAACGTGGGCGGCAGCGGCAGCGTGGGATGCCCCGCGTCGTGCGCGGCGGCTTCGTCGAAATAGACCGGGTTCGTCTCGCCGATCGCCTTCGCGAAGAAGCGCAGGCGCCACGCATCCGCAGTTGCAGTGAATACCGGCAACCGCATGCCGATATGCTTCTTCTCGATCGTCATCACGCGTTGCGCTTGTAGATGGTGACGACGCCCGCGCCGCCGAGCCCAAGGTTGTGTTGCAAGGCGAGTTTCGCGCCCTGAACTTGCCGATCGCCCGCCGTGCCGCGCAACTGATGCGTCAGCTCGAAGCATTGCGCGAGTCCCGTCGCGCCGAGCGGATGGCCCTTCGACAGCAGTCCGCCCGACGGATTGGTCACCCACTTGCCGCCGTAGGTGTTGTCGCCATCCATGACGAGGCGCTCGCCTTCGCCTTCCTTGCACAGGCCGAGTCCTTCGTAGGTCAGCAACTCGTTCTGCGCGAAGCAGTCGTGAAGTTCGATCACGTCGATGTCCTCGGGGCCGACGCCCGCCTGCTCGTAAGCCTGCTGTGCCGCATTGCGCGTGATGTCGAAGCCCACGACGCGGATCATGTCGCCCGCGTCATACGTGCTCGGCAGATCGGTGGCGAGCGACTGGCCCGCGATCATCACATCGCTGCGCAAGCCGTGTTTGCGCGCGAAGGCCTCGGACACGAGAATGGCCGCAGCGCCGCCGCAGGTCGGCGGGCACGCCATCAGGCGCGTCAGCACGCCTTCCCACAGCACCGGCGCATTCATCACGTCTTCGGTCGACACGACATTGCGAAACACCGCGAGCGGATTGCGCGCCGCGTGCTCGCTCGCCTTCGCGCGAATGCGCGCGAACGTCTCCAGCTTGGTGCCGTACTTGCGCATATGCGCGAGGCCCGCGCCCGCGAACTGGCGGATCGCGGTGGGAATCTCCGTGTGGCCGACGAGCTTGTTGGTCAGATCGAGCGCGCGTTCGAGCGCGGGCGCGCGGTCATTCCATTTCGACGACAGCGCGCCCGGCTGCATGAATTCGAAGCCTACGGCGAGCGCGCAATCGACCGCGCCGGATTCGACGGCCTGGCGCGCGAGAAAGAGCGCGGACGAACCCGTCGCACAGTTGTTGTTGACGTTGATGACCGGCACGCCCGTCATGCCGACGCGATAGATCGCTTTCTGTCCGCACGTCGAGTCGCCATAGACATAGCCGGCATAGGCTTGCTGGATGGCCTTGAAGTCGAGGCCAGCGTCGGCGAGCGCATCGCGGATCGCGATTTCGCCCATCACGTCGTACGGCTCGCTCGCGCCCGGCTTCTTGAACGGGATCATGCCGACACCTGCGACATACACCTTGCGACTCATGTGCTTCTCCTTCAGTGATTGAGACTTCGATGGATTCACAGCTTGCGCGAGATGAGATCGCGCATGACCTCGCTCGCGCCGCCGTAGATGCGCGACACGCGGGCATCGACGAATGCGCGGGCGACCGGATACTCGAGCATGTAGCCGTAGCCGCCATGCAGTTGCACCATCTCGTCGAGCGCCTTGCCGAGCGCTTCGGTGGCGAAGAGCTTCGCGATCGCGGATTCCTCGAGCGTCAGACGGCGGCGCATGTGCACGTCGAGGTAGTGATCGACCATCAGCCGCACGGCGATGGCCTGCGCCTTGATGTCGGCGAGCTTGAATTTGGTGTTCTGGAAGTCCCACACGGTCTGATTGAACGCGCGGCGATCCTTCACATAGTTCAGCGTGTGTTCGAGGCACGTTTCGAGCCGCGCGGCCGCGCCGACCGCAATGTTCAGGCGCTCCTGCGGCAATTCGGCCATCAGATACGCGAAGCCCTTGCCTTCCTCGCCGAGTCGGTTCTCGACCGGCACGCGCACATCGTCGAAGAAGAGTTCGGCGGTGTCCTGCGCGTGCATGCCGATCTTGTCGAGCTTGCGGCCGCGCCGGAAGCCTTCGCGCGTCGTCTCGACGACGATCAGGCTCACGCCCTTCGCGCCCGCGCCCGGGTCCGTCGTGCAGACGACCACGACGAGATCCGCATTCAGCCCATTCGTGATGAAGGTCTTGCTGCCGTTGATGACGTAGTGGTCGCCGTCGCGGCGCGCGCTGGTTCGCACCGCTTTCAGATCGCTGCCGGTGCCGGGTTCGGTCATCGCGATGGCGAGAATCTGTTCACCCGTGCAGATGCCGGGCAGCCAGCGTTGCTTCTGCTCCTCGCTGCCGATGCGCGCGATATACGGCGCGACGATATCCGAATGCACCGCGAAGCCTGGCCCGCTCACGCCCGCGCGCGTCATTTCCTCATTGACGACGACCACATGGCCGAAATCGCCGCCGCCGCCGCCGTATTCGGCCGGAATCGAGACGCACAAGAGGCCCTGCTTTCCCGCCTTCAGCCAGGTTTCGCGATCCACGCGTCCGGCCTTGTCCCAGGCCGCCTGATGCGGAACACACTCGCGCTCGAAGAAACGGCGAGCAGTAGTGCGAAGCATTTCGTGATCGTCCCGAAAGACGGTGCGTTCGATGTGCATGTCGAGAATCCTGGAAGGTGAGTTCTATTTCTTCGCGTGACGCGGAATGGCGCCTGTGCACGCGACGTTCGAAGCGGGATCGGCCAGATACAGCGCGTCGATCAGATGCGCCCGGCGCGCGCGCGTGACCGCCTGATTCACGTAGCCTTTGTCGGCGATTTCGTTGGCGTCGAGCGAGGGCGGCTCGGCCAGCAACATCAGCCGCTCGATGACGAGCGTCGCGCCACGCGCCTTCTGTTGCGAAAGGCGCCGGCTCAGTTCGGCGACGACGAGCGGATGCGCGGCGAGCGCGCCGGCGTCGAGCGACGCGAGCTCGGGCGCGATGCGCTGGCACGCCGCGACGTTCGGCCAGGCGAGCGCGGTGAGAAAGTCGCGATCGTGCCCGCAGATCACCGCGTCCGTCAGAAGGGGCGCGCAGCAGTCGATGAGCGCGAGCCGCAGCGCGCCGGTGCGAACCCATGAGCCGTTCGCGAGCTTGAAGTCTTCGACGGTGCGGCCCGCGAAGATCATGCCCTGGGCCGGATCGGCGGGATCGGCCAGACGCACGGCGTCGCCGAAGCGGAAGTAGCCTTCGTCATCGAACGCGGCCGCGGTGAGTTCCGGTTGCCCGATGTAACCGCCGAACACGTTCGGGCCGCGCATGCGTATTTCATAGCGGCCGTCGCCGCCTTCAAGCGGCACGAGCTTCACTTCCGAGCCGAGCGCGGGCGTGCCGATGTTGCCGGGCGTATCCGTCGGCCAGCTGCAATACGTGCCCATGCCGGACGTTTCCGTCGATGCGAGACCGGTGCAGAACGTGATCCGCGCGCCAATGGTCTTCTCCGCCACGTTCTGGATGCGCTTCCACACTTCGGCCGGCATGCTCGCGCCGCCGTAGCCGAAAAAGCTCGCCTTCGCGAAGAGGCTTTCGGCCAGTTGCGGATCGCGTTCGAGTTCGGTGGCGAGCACGGTCCATGCGGACGGCACGCTCGTGAAGATGGTCGGCGACACTTCGCGCAGATTGCGCACGGTGCGCTCGATCATGCCGGGCAGGGGGCGGCCATCGTCGATGTAATGCGTCGCGCCGAACTGGATCGCGCGGCCGAGATGCAGCACGCCGCCGAGACCGTGATGCCACGGCAGCCAGTCGAGAAATACGGGCTGCGCGTCGAGCAGCCATGCGAAGCTGTCCGAGTAATACGCGGCGACCGCGCCCAGATTGCCGTACGTGAGGCGCACGGCTTTCGGCAGCCCCGTGGAGCCGGAGGTGAAGAGCACGCGGGCAGTGTCATCGTGATCCATGGCGGCATGGGCGCGCTCGACAGCGCGCTGGCGCGTCTCGTCGAACGGGCCGTCCGTGAGCGCGTCCCATGCGAACTGACCTTGCGTTGCGCCATCGACGGCGATAACGGGCACGCCCTTCAGATTCAGCGCGCCGAGCGCCCGCGCATACGGCGCGACCGACTGCACGAACACCGCGCCGGGCGGGACCAGCTCGCAGATGGCCTTGAGGCGCGCGAAATCCTTGCTCATCAGCGCATAGGTGGGCGATACCGGCGCAGCCGGAATGCCCGCGTATTCGGCCGCAAGCAGCAACACGGCCTGCTCGATGGAATTGCCCGACAGCAGCATGAGCGGGCGCTGCGCGTTCAGTCCCATGTCCAGCAGCGCGGCCGCCACCGCCCGCACTTGCTGCCACAGTTCGCGCCAGCTCAGCGAGCGCCAAGCACCGTGCTTGTCGCGCTCGCAGAACGCGGCGCTGTCGCCGCGCTGCGCCGCCCAGCCCGGAATGAAATCCGCGAACGAGCGCTGTTCGATGCGCGGCAGCGCGCGGGCGCTGCGGAGAATCAACGTGCTGTCCGCGCGATGCTCGACGAGCGTCTGCCGCTCTGGAAACCGCACAGGACGATAAGACGGTGCCACCTTGCCGCTTGCTTCGAGCGTGCTCATTACATCTGTCTCCCGAGCATGGATGCTTTTGCCGGATGCGGCCACGAGGCCGCGCGCCGTTCCCGGCTGTTGATTTGTCGATTCCGCCGTACGACGGCTCGCTTGCCCTTCGATGAAGGATAGGGGAGGCGCACCGGCGGGTGACCACCCGAGGTGGGTGGCGGTCCGGCGCGCCGTACCGCGTATCGTGAGTCTGTCTGGATGCGCGTCAACGAGGATGTTCAATGGACCTGAGTTATTCGAAAGAGGAACTCGCGTTTCGCGATTCCATCCGCGCATTTCTGCGTGATCGCCTTCCCGGCGATCTGCGCGACAAGGTGCTGAATCATCGCCCTCTCGAGCGCGACGATACGGTGCGCTGGCAGCGCATCCTGCATGCGCAGGGCTGGGGCGCGC includes:
- a CDS encoding acyl-CoA dehydrogenase family protein, whose amino-acid sequence is MHIERTVFRDDHEMLRTTARRFFERECVPHQAAWDKAGRVDRETWLKAGKQGLLCVSIPAEYGGGGGDFGHVVVVNEEMTRAGVSGPGFAVHSDIVAPYIARIGSEEQKQRWLPGICTGEQILAIAMTEPGTGSDLKAVRTSARRDGDHYVINGSKTFITNGLNADLVVVVCTTDPGAGAKGVSLIVVETTREGFRRGRKLDKIGMHAQDTAELFFDDVRVPVENRLGEEGKGFAYLMAELPQERLNIAVGAAARLETCLEHTLNYVKDRRAFNQTVWDFQNTKFKLADIKAQAIAVRLMVDHYLDVHMRRRLTLEESAIAKLFATEALGKALDEMVQLHGGYGYMLEYPVARAFVDARVSRIYGGASEVMRDLISRKL
- a CDS encoding MaoC family dehydratase, which translates into the protein MSIISFDSIRVGDILPSLTLPAVNRTTLALFAGASGDHNAIHIDTDYARRAGVPEVFAHGMLSMAWLGRLLTSWVEQRQLRSLGVRFVGITQLGHVVTCTGKVTEKFEAEGERRVRLEIQTVNQYGEPRVLGDAVVAL
- a CDS encoding lipid-transfer protein, with product MSRKVYVAGVGMIPFKKPGASEPYDVMGEIAIRDALADAGLDFKAIQQAYAGYVYGDSTCGQKAIYRVGMTGVPVINVNNNCATGSSALFLARQAVESGAVDCALAVGFEFMQPGALSSKWNDRAPALERALDLTNKLVGHTEIPTAIRQFAGAGLAHMRKYGTKLETFARIRAKASEHAARNPLAVFRNVVSTEDVMNAPVLWEGVLTRLMACPPTCGGAAAILVSEAFARKHGLRSDVMIAGQSLATDLPSTYDAGDMIRVVGFDITRNAAQQAYEQAGVGPEDIDVIELHDCFAQNELLTYEGLGLCKEGEGERLVMDGDNTYGGKWVTNPSGGLLSKGHPLGATGLAQCFELTHQLRGTAGDRQVQGAKLALQHNLGLGGAGVVTIYKRNA
- a CDS encoding feruloyl-CoA synthase; protein product: MSTLEASGKVAPSYRPVRFPERQTLVEHRADSTLILRSARALPRIEQRSFADFIPGWAAQRGDSAAFCERDKHGAWRSLSWRELWQQVRAVAAALLDMGLNAQRPLMLLSGNSIEQAVLLLAAEYAGIPAAPVSPTYALMSKDFARLKAICELVPPGAVFVQSVAPYARALGALNLKGVPVIAVDGATQGQFAWDALTDGPFDETRQRAVERAHAAMDHDDTARVLFTSGSTGLPKAVRLTYGNLGAVAAYYSDSFAWLLDAQPVFLDWLPWHHGLGGVLHLGRAIQFGATHYIDDGRPLPGMIERTVRNLREVSPTIFTSVPSAWTVLATELERDPQLAESLFAKASFFGYGGASMPAEVWKRIQNVAEKTIGARITFCTGLASTETSGMGTYCSWPTDTPGNIGTPALGSEVKLVPLEGGDGRYEIRMRGPNVFGGYIGQPELTAAAFDDEGYFRFGDAVRLADPADPAQGMIFAGRTVEDFKLANGSWVRTGALRLALIDCCAPLLTDAVICGHDRDFLTALAWPNVAACQRIAPELASLDAGALAAHPLVVAELSRRLSQQKARGATLVIERLMLLAEPPSLDANEIADKGYVNQAVTRARRAHLIDALYLADPASNVACTGAIPRHAKK
- a CDS encoding SDR family NAD(P)-dependent oxidoreductase, whose amino-acid sequence is MGKLEGKVALVTGSGRGIGQAIALKLASEGARLVINDLDTEPAQETVELLRTQGTEAVACVGNVSAPDFADRLIGTAMNSFKGIDIIVNNAGYTWDDVVQKMTDEQWYAIIDCHLTAPFRILRAAYPHIKALHAADKEAGRENYRKIVNISSTSALNGNAGQMNYSSAKAGVIGMTRALAREWGRFNVNVNCVAFGLIHTRMTVSTEAAASVKIDGRDIRVGLNADMLKSHAQRNPLGRGGTPEEAAGGVYLFCSPESNYITGQTVAVAGNLQ
- a CDS encoding MaoC family dehydratase N-terminal domain-containing protein → MTIEKKHIGMRLPVFTATADAWRLRFFAKAIGETNPVYFDEAAAHDAGHPTLPLPPTFLFSLEFEQSSTAWRDELGIVSSRILHGEQSFEYHRMAYAGDLLRYESRIADIYDKKNGALWFIVRETRVTNQRGEHVADLRSVIVQR